The following are encoded in a window of Cucurbita pepo subsp. pepo cultivar mu-cu-16 chromosome LG12, ASM280686v2, whole genome shotgun sequence genomic DNA:
- the LOC111806663 gene encoding S-adenosylmethionine synthase 1: METFLFTSESVNEGHPDKLCDQISDAVLDACLAQDPDSKVACETCSKTNMVMVFGEITTKANVDYEKIVRDTCREIGFVSDDVGLDADNCKVLVNIEQQSPDIAQGVHGHFTKRPEEIGAGDQGHMFGYATDETPELMPLSHVLATKLGARLTEVRKNGTCPWLRPDGKTQVTVEYYNDNGAMVPVRVHTVLISTQHDETVTNDEIAADLKEHVIKPVIPEKYLDEKTIFHLNPSGRFVIGGPHGDAGLTGRKIIIDTYGGWGAHGGGAFSGKDPTKVDRSGAYIVRQAAKSIVASGLARRCIVQVSYAIGVPEPLSVFVDTYKTGKIPDKEILEIVKENFDFRPGMITINLDLKRGGNGRFLKTAAYGHFGREDPDFTWEIVKPLKWEKPQS, from the coding sequence ATGGAGACCTTTCTATTTACCTCTGAATCCGTAAATGAGGGTCACCCCGACAAGCTCTGTGACCAGATCTCTGATGCGGTGCTCGACGCTTGCCTAGCTCAGGACCCTGACAGCAAGGTCGCATGTGAGACCTGCAGTAAGACCAACATGGTCATGGTCTTTGGAGAGATCACTACCAAGGCCAATGTGGACTACGAAAAGATTGTCCGTGACACATGCCGAGAAATTGGATTCGTTTCCGACGATGTTGGTCTTGATGCTGACAATTGCAAGGTCCTGGTTAACATTGAGCAGCAGAGCCCAGATATTGCTCAGGGTGTTCACGGCCACTTCACAAAGCGCCCTGAGGAGATTGGCGCTGGTGACCAAGGCCATATGTTTGGCTATGCCACTGACGAGACCCCTGAATTGATGCCCCTTAGCCATGTCCTAGCCACCAAGTTGGGCGCTCGTCTCACTGAAGTTAGAAAGAATGGCACCTGCCCCTGGTTGAGACCTGATGGCAAGACCCAAGTTACTGTCGAGTACTACAACGACAATGGCGCCATGGTACCCGTCCGTGTGCACACAGTTCTGATCTCCACCCAGCACGATGAGACCGTCACCAACGACGAGATCGCTGCAGACCTCAAAGAGCATGTCATCAAGCCCGTCATCCCCGAGAAGTACCTCGACGAGAAGACCATCTTCCACCTTAACCCCTCAGGCCGATTTGTCATTGGCGGTCCCCATGGTGATGCAGGTCTTACCGGACGCAAGATCATCATCGACACCTACGGTGGTTGGGGAGCCCACGGTGGTGGTGCTTTCTCCGGAAAGGATCCCACCAAGGTCGATAGGAGTGGTGCCTACATCGTCAGGCAGGCTGCTAAGAGCATAGTTGCCAGTGGGCTTGCACGGAGGTGCATTGTCCAGGTCTCTTACGCCATCGGTGTGCCCGAGCCGTTATCAGTTTTCGTCGACACATACAAAACCGGTAAGATCCCCGACAAGGAAATCCTGGAAATCGTGAAGGAGAACTTCGACTTCAGGCCCGGAATGATCACCATCAACCTTGATCTGAAGAGGGGTGGCAATGGGAGATTCTTGAAGACAGCAGCATATGGACACTTCGGAAGGGAGGACCCGGACTTCACCTGGGAGATTGTCAAGCCACTCAAGTGGGAGAAGCCTCAATCTTAA